The following are from one region of the Etheostoma spectabile isolate EspeVRDwgs_2016 chromosome 15, UIUC_Espe_1.0, whole genome shotgun sequence genome:
- the mcrip1 gene encoding mapk-regulated corepressor-interacting protein 1, with product MTSSSAPRMVNSYKRTSSPRSPTNSGELFTPAHEENVRFIHDTWQCVLRDIRSTQNSERNDRGPQEYVEKNPNPNLHSFTPVDLSDLKKRNTQDSKKS from the exons ATGACCAG CTCATCTGCTCCCAGGATGGTGAATAGTTACAAGCGGACTTCAAGCCCCCGATCCCCTACTAACAGTGGGGAGCTTTTCACCCCAGCACATGAGGAAAATGTGCGCTTTATACATGATA CCTGGCAATGTGTGCTCCGAGACATCAGATCAACACAAAATAGTGAACGTAATGACCGTGGACCACAAGAGTATGTGGAGAAGAACCCAAATCCTAACCTACATT CTTTCACACCAGTGGACCTGAGCGACCTTAAGAAGCGCAACACACAGGACTCCAAGAAGTCCTAG
- the ppp1r27a gene encoding protein phosphatase 1 regulatory subunit 27 produces the protein MKYNYHVPVSTYTRSSQYTPTYNTPTYYTPSHYTPTTPHYTSAYTSPTKYTPTQYSTTHYTPSQYTSTYKAASTYIPSYSKESRYSSSRRTQEKKENPAPVIPVTPAKRTVHFPNDIIFQDIVRRGDMEQIGRFMRARKVRVDTLFHSGMAALHEAVLTGNLEVVKLLVKYGADVHQRDEDGWTPLHMACSDGYPEIASYLLLMGASTEAENENGEKPADLIDPGCKELAKLFETGCV, from the exons ATGAAGTACAACTACCATGTACCAGTGTCAACGTACACGCGCAGTTCACAGTACACACCAACATACAACACGCCTACCTATTACACTCCCTCACATTACACACCGACTACACCACACTACACCTCCGCATATACCTCTCCAACAAAGTACACCCCGACACAGTACAGCACGACGCATTACACCCCATCACAGTACACGTCCACTTACAAGGCTGCATCAACTTACATCCCCTCCTACAGCAAAGAGTCACGGTACAGTTCTTCACGCCgcacacaagaaaaaaaggaaaaccctGCACCTGTAATACCCGTCACACCTGCAAAGAGAACTGTGCACTTCCCCAATGACATCATCTTCCAGGATATTGTGAGACGAGGAGATATGGAGCAAATTGGTCGGTTCATGAGAGCGAGGAAGGTTCGTGTGGATACACTCTTCCACTCAG GTATGGCAGCACTACATGAAGCCGTGCTAACAGGAAACCTGGAGGTGGTTAAGTTGCTGGTGAAATACGGTGCTgatgttcatcagagagatgaaGATGGCTGGACGCCACTTCACATGGCCTGCAGTGACGGCTATCCGGAAATTGCCAG TTATCTGCTGTTGATGGGAGCCAGCACAGAGGCAGAGAACGAGAACGGAGAGAAGCCCGCAGACCTCATCGACCCCGGGTGCAAAGAGCTGGCCAAACTGTTTGAGACTGGCTGTGTGTGA